A window of Gadus chalcogrammus isolate NIFS_2021 chromosome 16, NIFS_Gcha_1.0, whole genome shotgun sequence contains these coding sequences:
- the LOC130405592 gene encoding extracellular calcium-sensing receptor-like has protein sequence MLILRMGILIAVFLTPRLTLGLFSLCFALSLYKSLGGLVMTTEASSNAETATDSVDCLLQGTPQLPAFTKRGDYIIGGVFPMHYYLKTVKKNYRSLPEPLKCTGSMDTRELRFSRAMAFAIDEINNSSDLLPGVTLGYKIHDSCSSPPMAVQVAFQFTNDPLSMYKNTKVCSQSGRVLAVIGDSGSTQSISISRIIGPFDIPQVSPFATCACLSDKTQYPTFFRTIPSDQFQALALAKLVKHFGWTWIGTVQSNSDYGNNGMASFLRAAQKEGICVEYSESITRYDPPNKIQQVAEVIRRSAARVVVAFTAPGDLWVLLEELTVHPSPPRQWIGSEAWVTHPEVLRFRLCEGAIGFAIPQSKIPGFREYLLDLSPAKVAASHVLSEFWEGAFNCLLEKRAGSAGRVCDGTEDLQKLQNSFTDTTQLRITNMVYKAVYAIAHAIHYLLCKKINSKIQCDKFLTIEPVQVLDQLKRVNFSRNGYHVSFDANGDPVAFYELINWKGNENGGLEFVTVGHYDESLSPGQKFNIEREISWADGGIQVPVSVCSDSCPPGTRKVLQKGKPVCCYDCVPCAEGETSNTTDSSDCSLCPKEFWPNAEKTICIPKLVEFLSFHEVLGIILAAFSIAGACLTIITAIVLFKHRFTPVVKANNSELSFLLLFSLTLCFLCSLTFIGRPSDWSCMLRHTAFGITFVLCISCVLGKTIVVLMAFKATVPGSNVAKWFGSKQQRMTVVSFTFVQVLICIIWLVLKPPFSIRNLTTYNEKIILECALGSALGFWAVLGYIGLLAVFCFVLAVLARKLPDNFNEAKLITFSMLIFCAVWITFIPAYTSSPGKFTVAVEVFAILASSFGLIFCIFFPKCFIILFRPEKNTKKHLMGKR, from the exons ATGCTCATTTTAAGGATGGGTATCTTGATTGCAGTTTTTCTCACACCAAGGTTGACTTTGGGTTTATTTTCGTTATGTTTTGCGCTTTCCTTGTATAAATCTCTGGGTGGTCTAGTAATGACAACAGAGGCTTCATCTAATGCAGAGACTGCCACTGATTCTGTTGATTGTTTGCTCCAGGGTACCCCTCAGCTACCTGCATTTACAAAGAGAGGGGATTACATTATTGGGGGTGTATTCCCCATGCATTACTACTTGAAAACAGTGAAGAAAAACTACCGCAGCCTTCCAGAGCCTCTCAAATGCACAGGAAG catgGACACCCGGGAACTGCGCTTCTCGCGTGCAATGGCCTTTGCCATCGATGAGATCAACAACAGCTCAGATCTTCTGCCGGGGGTCACCCTTGGTTATAAAATCCATGATTCGTGCTCCTCACCACCCATGGCTGTGCAGGTGGCGTTCCAGTTTACAAATGACCCTCTGTCTATGTATAAAAACACTAAAGTGTGTTCGCAATCGGGAAGGGTGTTGGCAGTTATTGGTGATTCTGGATCAACTCAATCCATCAGCATATCACGAATAATCGGGCCCTTTGATATTCCacaa GTTAGTCCCTTCGCTACATGCGCATGTTTGTCTGACAAAACGCAATACCCAACCTTTTTTAGAACCATCCCCAGTGACCAGTTCCAGGCTCTTGCTCTTGCCAAACTCGTGAAACATTTTGGTTGGACTTGGATTGGCACTGTTCAGTCTAACTCAGACTATGGTAACAATGGGATGGCGTCCTTTTTACGAGCAGCGCAGAAAGAGGGTATATGTGTGGAATACTCTGAATCAATCACTAGATATGATCCACCGAACAAGATTCAACAGGTGGCTGAAGTGATTCGCAG GTCCGCAGCCAGGGTTGTCGTGGCATTTACAGCTCCAGGAGACTTGTGGGTTCtgcttgaggagctgactgtccatccctctcctcctcgccaaTGGATTGGCAGTGAGGCCTGGGTAACCCATCCGGAGGTTCTGAGATTTCGGTTGTGTGAAGGAGCCATCGGATTTGCTATTCCGCAATCTAAAATACCAGGCTTTAGAGAATACCTTCTAGATCTTTCTCCTGCTAAGGTGGCTGCTTCACACGTGCTTTCTGAGTTCTGGGAGGGTGCATTCAACTGTCTGCTAGAAAAAC GCGCTGGCTCAGCAGGCAGAGTGTGTGATGGAACTGAAGATTTACAGAAGCTCCAAAACTCATTCACTGACACCACTCAGCTCAGAATCACAAACATGGTGTACAAAGCTGTTTACGCAATAGCACACGCTATACACTACTTGTTGTGTAAGAAGATAAACTCCAAAATACAATGTGACAAATTCTTAACAATTGAGCCAGTGCAG GTCCTTGATCAGTTAAAAAGGGTGAATTTCTCTCGTAATGGTTACCACGTCTCATTTGATGCCAATGGTGACCCTGTTGCCTTCTATGAGCTGATTAACTGGAAGGGAAATGAGAACGGTGGTCTGGAGTTTGTAACCGTGGGACATTATGATGAGTCCCTTTCTCCGGGCCAGAAGTTCAATATCGAAAGGGAAATCAGTTGGGCAGATGGTGGCATACAG GTGCCTGTGTCCGTGTGCAGTGACAGCTGTCCACCGGGAACACGCAAGGTTCTCCAGAAGGGAAAGCCGGTTTGCTGCTATGACTGTGTACCATGTGCTGAAGGAGAGACAAGTAATACTACCG ATTCATCTGACTGTTCCCTTTGTCCCAAGGAGTTCTGGCCCAATGCAGAGAAGACCATCTGTATTCCCAAGCTTGTTGAGTTTCTTTCCTTTCATGAGGTATTGGGAATTATTTTGGCAGCATTCTCCATAGCAGGAGCCTGTTTGACCATCATTACAGCCATAGTGTTATTCAAGCACAGATTTACCCCTGTAGTTAAAGCTAACAACTCTGAGCTGAGCTTCCTGCTGCTCTTCTCCTtgactctgtgtttcctgtgttctcTGACCTTCATCGGCCGTCCCTCAGACTGGTCCTGTATGCTTCGCCACACAGCTTTTGGGATCACCTTTGTCCTCTGTATCTCTTGTGTTCTTGGCAAGACTATAGTAGTGTTGATGGCATTCAAAGCTACAGTACCAGGTAGCAATGTAGCCAAATGGTTTGGCTCTAAACAACAGAGAATGACTGTAGTATCTTTTACATTTGTTCAAGTTCTGATATGCATTATTTGGTTGGTACTGAAGCCTCCTTTCTCCATTAGAAACCTGACCACCTACAATGAGAAAATCATTCTAGAATGTGCATTAGGCTCAGCATTAGGTTTCTGGGCTGTGCTTGGGTACATCGGGCTCCTtgctgtattttgttttgtgttagCTGTTTTAGCCCGAAAACTACCTGACAATTTTAATGAAGCTAAGCTTATCACATTTAGCATGCTTATA